Proteins encoded by one window of Akkermansia muciniphila ATCC BAA-835:
- the gltB gene encoding glutamate synthase large subunit has translation MNSDQFETGIPAPQGLYDFEQERDACGVGLVADLKNEPSHKIIEMGITVLKRLMHRGAVGSDPDTGDGAGILLALPDEFFRLVLPNKLPARGKYGVAMMFGGCGHEEELEAAVTENGGSVIAWRQVPVDRDSIGKNAQRTCPLIRQLFIDGSGFADQAEFERKLFVMRREMERRVEGCYVCSCSSRSIVYKGLFLGTQIEGFYGDLASEHFKSPLALVHQRYSTNTFPTWSLAHPFRYLAHNGEINTLRGNLNHLSVREPHLSSTLLGDDLQKLLPLIPPGQSDSACLDNMVELLAAAGRDLRHVMLMLMPQAWGVNYHLGPDVRGFFEYHSAMMEPWDGPTAVVFSDGINAGAMLDRNGLRPARYTLTTDDIFILASETGVADIPAEKVARKGRLRPGEMIYCDLVNHRLVSDAETKNEMARRMPYRRWVEKNKISVRSLFDSISASAEMPDLVGRQRQFGFTQEDVELIIRPMMLKGAEPLGSMGNDAPLAVLSGKAPLLFNYFKQLFAQVTNPPIDPIREELVMSLTTYIGNHPNILEETPEHARLIKMARPVITDEELNRLCNIREAGFPSARLSIQFPEGGDGKALRETLESLAESAVGLVRSGVRILVLTDRNIGHGYLPVPSLLACSVVNRALAAAGLRSDVGLILETGEARETMHFALLLGFGATAVNPYLALATVTSLAAPQDCPLDVVKASGNYINAIDKGLLKIMSKMGISTLRSYRSSQLFEAVGLNRELIDEFFPGTVSRVGGIGLDEIAAECNQRAAQNAEHGDKLDAGGQYKYKKGGENHLWNPQTLQAFRVAVRDNDERKYREFADYSNRQAQHLCTLRGLFEFAPADAIPLEEVESVDSILRRFVSGAMSLGSLSPEAHETIAIAMNKIGAKSNSGEGGEDEARYEPNARGEVRYSAIKQVASGRFGVTINYLRHASELQIKMAQGAKPGEGGQLPAHKVDPYIARLRHSMPNVSLISPPPHHDIYSIEDLAQLIYDLRNSNPDARVSVKLVSEVGIGAVAAGVVKAHADVVVVSGHDGGTGASPLTSVKHAGLPWELGLAETQQTLVLNKLRSRVRLQVDGQLRTGRDVVMAALLGAEEFGFGTAILVSIGCAMLRRCHENTCPVGVATQDPALRAKFSGKPEYVINYLRFVAQETREILASLGLRSLDEAVGRADLLSVNRAIDFYKARHLDFSSILHAAEGDERRFDPSFEKEPLDNYDRRHLLPALKPLLEKGEKTELCRDVRNVDRTVGTELSGELVMKFGPRGLAEDTLTVHFTGCAGQSFGAFLAPGVTFELVGDANDFVGKGLSGGKIIVRPPDHISYVPSDNVIAGNVIGYGATSGSIFLHGQAGERFAIRNSGAKMVVEGIGDHGCEYMTGGRVAVLGKVGVNFAAGMTGGLAYVYDADNNFDQKCNLGSVDLETVMPHSADEAELLQLIYEHYMATRSRRAYDLLNNWPEERGKFIKVFPVEYRHALAMHS, from the coding sequence ATGAATAGCGATCAATTCGAGACAGGCATTCCTGCGCCGCAGGGATTGTATGACTTTGAACAGGAGAGGGACGCCTGCGGCGTGGGCCTGGTGGCTGACCTGAAGAATGAACCAAGCCACAAAATCATTGAAATGGGGATTACTGTCCTCAAGAGGCTCATGCACCGCGGCGCCGTGGGTAGCGATCCGGATACCGGGGACGGCGCAGGCATTCTGCTGGCCCTTCCGGATGAATTCTTCCGCCTGGTTCTTCCCAACAAGCTTCCCGCCAGAGGCAAATACGGAGTGGCCATGATGTTTGGCGGATGCGGCCATGAAGAGGAATTGGAAGCCGCCGTTACGGAAAACGGCGGCAGCGTGATTGCGTGGAGGCAGGTTCCCGTGGACCGGGACAGCATCGGCAAAAATGCCCAGCGCACGTGCCCCCTGATCCGTCAGCTGTTCATTGACGGCAGCGGTTTTGCGGACCAGGCGGAATTTGAACGCAAACTGTTCGTGATGCGCCGGGAAATGGAACGGCGCGTGGAAGGCTGTTATGTGTGCAGCTGTTCCAGCCGAAGCATTGTGTACAAGGGGCTGTTTCTCGGCACGCAGATTGAAGGATTTTATGGAGACCTGGCCAGCGAGCATTTCAAATCTCCCCTGGCCCTCGTCCACCAGCGCTACAGCACGAATACTTTCCCAACCTGGAGCTTGGCCCATCCCTTCAGGTATCTGGCCCACAACGGGGAAATCAACACCCTGCGCGGGAACCTGAACCACCTGAGCGTGCGTGAGCCGCATTTGTCTTCCACCCTGTTGGGGGATGACCTGCAAAAGCTGCTGCCTCTTATTCCCCCCGGGCAGAGCGATTCCGCCTGCCTGGACAACATGGTTGAGCTGCTGGCCGCCGCCGGGCGGGACTTGCGCCATGTCATGCTCATGCTCATGCCGCAGGCCTGGGGCGTCAACTACCATTTAGGGCCGGATGTACGCGGCTTCTTTGAATACCACTCCGCCATGATGGAGCCCTGGGACGGCCCGACCGCCGTCGTTTTTTCCGATGGTATCAATGCGGGCGCCATGCTGGACCGCAACGGCCTGCGCCCTGCGCGCTATACGCTGACCACGGATGATATTTTCATTCTGGCTTCGGAAACGGGCGTAGCTGATATTCCCGCGGAAAAAGTAGCCCGCAAAGGCCGCCTCCGTCCCGGGGAAATGATTTACTGCGACCTGGTGAACCACCGGCTGGTATCCGATGCTGAAACCAAGAATGAAATGGCCAGGCGCATGCCCTACCGCCGCTGGGTGGAGAAAAACAAAATTTCCGTCCGTTCCCTGTTTGATTCCATTTCCGCCTCTGCGGAAATGCCGGACCTTGTGGGCCGCCAGCGCCAGTTCGGATTCACTCAGGAGGATGTGGAGCTGATTATCCGCCCCATGATGCTGAAAGGCGCGGAGCCTCTCGGCTCCATGGGAAATGACGCGCCGCTGGCCGTCCTCTCCGGAAAGGCGCCTCTCCTGTTCAATTATTTCAAGCAGCTGTTTGCCCAGGTGACCAATCCGCCCATCGACCCCATCCGGGAGGAACTGGTCATGAGCCTGACTACATACATAGGCAACCATCCCAACATTCTGGAAGAAACGCCGGAGCACGCCCGGCTGATCAAGATGGCGCGCCCCGTCATTACGGATGAAGAACTCAACCGCCTCTGCAATATTCGGGAGGCCGGCTTCCCTTCCGCCAGGCTTTCCATCCAGTTCCCGGAAGGCGGGGACGGGAAAGCCCTGCGGGAGACGCTGGAAAGCCTGGCGGAATCCGCCGTGGGCCTGGTCAGGTCCGGCGTGCGCATTCTGGTGCTGACGGACCGCAACATAGGGCACGGCTATCTTCCCGTTCCCAGTCTTTTGGCCTGTTCCGTGGTGAACCGCGCGCTGGCGGCCGCCGGGCTGCGTTCCGACGTAGGGTTGATTCTGGAAACCGGGGAGGCGAGGGAAACAATGCACTTTGCGCTGCTTCTGGGCTTCGGGGCCACGGCGGTCAATCCGTACCTGGCTCTGGCGACGGTTACTTCCCTGGCCGCACCGCAGGACTGCCCTCTGGATGTAGTGAAAGCCTCCGGAAACTACATCAATGCCATAGACAAGGGACTGCTTAAAATCATGTCCAAGATGGGCATTTCCACGTTGCGCAGCTACCGCTCCTCCCAACTGTTCGAGGCGGTGGGTCTGAACCGGGAACTGATTGACGAATTCTTTCCCGGCACCGTCAGCCGCGTAGGAGGCATAGGTTTGGATGAAATAGCCGCGGAATGCAACCAGCGCGCCGCGCAAAACGCGGAACACGGGGACAAGCTGGATGCGGGAGGGCAGTACAAGTATAAGAAAGGAGGGGAGAACCATCTCTGGAATCCGCAGACACTTCAGGCTTTCCGCGTTGCCGTGCGTGACAATGACGAACGGAAATACCGGGAATTCGCGGATTACAGCAACCGTCAGGCGCAGCATCTCTGCACTTTGCGCGGCCTGTTTGAATTTGCTCCGGCGGACGCTATCCCTCTGGAAGAAGTGGAAAGCGTGGATTCCATCTTGCGCCGTTTCGTTTCCGGAGCCATGTCTTTGGGTTCCCTCAGCCCGGAAGCCCATGAAACCATCGCCATTGCGATGAATAAAATCGGAGCCAAAAGCAATTCCGGGGAAGGGGGGGAAGATGAAGCCCGCTATGAACCCAACGCCCGGGGCGAAGTCCGCTACAGCGCCATCAAGCAGGTGGCGAGCGGGCGTTTTGGCGTGACCATTAATTATCTGCGCCATGCTTCCGAGCTCCAGATTAAGATGGCCCAGGGAGCCAAGCCCGGGGAGGGGGGCCAGCTCCCGGCGCACAAGGTGGATCCATACATCGCCCGGCTGCGCCATTCCATGCCGAACGTCAGCCTCATCTCTCCTCCTCCGCATCATGACATTTACTCCATTGAAGACCTGGCCCAGTTAATTTATGATCTGCGCAACTCCAATCCGGATGCCCGTGTTTCCGTCAAGCTTGTTTCCGAGGTGGGCATCGGCGCGGTTGCCGCGGGAGTGGTGAAGGCCCATGCGGATGTGGTTGTGGTCAGCGGCCACGACGGCGGCACGGGCGCCTCTCCGCTCACCAGCGTGAAGCACGCCGGGCTGCCGTGGGAGCTGGGGCTGGCGGAAACGCAGCAGACGCTGGTGCTCAACAAACTCCGTTCCCGCGTCCGGCTCCAGGTGGACGGCCAGCTGCGCACCGGGAGGGACGTCGTGATGGCCGCCCTGCTGGGGGCGGAGGAATTCGGTTTCGGAACCGCCATCCTGGTCTCCATCGGCTGCGCCATGCTCCGCAGGTGCCACGAAAATACGTGCCCGGTAGGCGTCGCCACGCAGGATCCGGCCCTGAGGGCCAAATTCAGCGGCAAGCCGGAATACGTCATCAACTACCTCCGCTTCGTGGCCCAGGAAACGCGGGAAATCCTGGCTTCCCTGGGGCTTCGTTCCCTGGATGAAGCCGTAGGCAGGGCGGATCTGCTTTCCGTAAACCGCGCCATAGATTTTTACAAGGCCCGGCATTTGGACTTTTCCTCCATCCTGCATGCGGCAGAGGGGGACGAACGCAGGTTTGACCCCTCTTTTGAAAAGGAACCGCTGGACAACTACGACCGCCGCCATCTGCTGCCGGCATTAAAGCCCCTGCTGGAAAAGGGGGAAAAGACGGAACTCTGCCGCGACGTCCGCAATGTGGACCGGACGGTAGGGACGGAACTTTCCGGTGAGCTGGTGATGAAATTCGGGCCGCGCGGCCTGGCGGAAGATACGCTTACGGTGCACTTCACCGGATGTGCGGGGCAAAGCTTCGGGGCTTTTCTGGCTCCCGGCGTTACCTTTGAACTTGTCGGGGATGCGAATGACTTTGTTGGGAAGGGCCTGTCCGGCGGCAAAATCATCGTGCGTCCCCCGGATCATATCTCCTACGTACCGTCGGACAACGTCATCGCCGGAAACGTCATCGGCTATGGGGCCACTTCCGGCAGCATCTTCCTTCACGGGCAGGCCGGGGAACGTTTCGCCATCCGCAACAGCGGCGCCAAAATGGTGGTGGAAGGCATTGGCGACCACGGCTGTGAATACATGACCGGGGGCCGTGTGGCGGTTCTCGGCAAGGTGGGCGTCAATTTCGCCGCGGGGATGACCGGCGGCCTGGCCTACGTGTATGATGCGGACAACAACTTCGATCAGAAATGCAACCTGGGCAGCGTGGACCTGGAAACGGTCATGCCGCATTCCGCCGATGAAGCGGAATTGCTTCAGCTCATTTACGAGCATTATATGGCTACCAGGAGCCGCAGGGCTTACGACCTGTTAAACAACTGGCCGGAAGAACGCGGCAAATTCATCAAGGTATTCCCGGTGGAATACCGGCATGCCCTGGCCATGCATTCCTGA
- the yidC gene encoding membrane protein insertase YidC encodes MDRTAWIIIGICAALLGLNIYMGNNKKAETAPIPAPQAAAAAANAPVAGVRPGAGTSAPEQASVNKALEEDKTAPITLVATQEVNGRQEPFITYTFNRIGGSIGTVTLHNDIVDSQKVADHNITINEAQQRGIGELVFNMDATQDPSYDNTVYKEAKRTADSVTLEGYDPARQLFISKTYTLHPVKNLEGEVLPGSKYLIRLTVSLLNKSPNVQDLRYMGIFGGSAYPIAKSEPKDTYTHFFYHADGSLEQEVPSYFTGGFFSSAKARVLEGPLQDLTYAGVMSQYYATILLPQDQSRGSTVYATRQEFPLTHEGNTLVPGVTVAMGIPNLTMAPNEIKTLTYDIYTGPKFNAYLRDLNLSYPAISDIMAYGWLVFLSVPMNWLLNLFHGWFGNWGVAIICMTIVVRALIWPLHKKSYMAMKRMSLVQPEMVKLKEKYPDDPQKVNMEMMKLYQKYGINPASGCVPMLIQIPIFFAFYRVLQYSAELRGQPFCLWMTDLSLPDTVGHLFGVPINILPLIMAVTMIIQMRMTPQAGERSQRIIMNLMPVMFFLFCYNFASALALYWTTQNLISIGQTALIRRLPMPVLSPAKKKKSGFFQKMMEQQRAALEEQQRKAKGRNMRNITPKK; translated from the coding sequence ATGGATCGCACAGCATGGATCATCATAGGCATCTGCGCCGCCCTTCTGGGCCTGAATATTTACATGGGCAACAATAAAAAGGCTGAAACCGCCCCCATTCCCGCACCGCAGGCGGCTGCCGCCGCAGCCAATGCCCCGGTTGCCGGCGTCCGCCCCGGAGCCGGAACCTCCGCCCCGGAACAGGCCTCCGTCAACAAAGCCCTTGAAGAAGACAAAACCGCCCCGATCACTCTGGTAGCCACGCAGGAAGTGAACGGGAGGCAGGAACCCTTCATCACTTACACGTTCAACCGCATAGGGGGTTCCATCGGTACGGTTACCCTGCACAACGATATTGTGGACTCCCAAAAAGTCGCGGACCATAATATCACGATTAACGAAGCCCAGCAACGGGGCATCGGAGAACTCGTTTTCAACATGGACGCCACCCAGGATCCTTCCTATGACAACACCGTGTATAAGGAAGCGAAACGCACGGCGGACTCCGTAACCCTGGAAGGCTATGACCCCGCACGGCAGCTTTTCATCTCAAAAACGTACACCCTGCACCCCGTCAAAAATCTGGAAGGGGAAGTATTGCCCGGCAGCAAATATCTCATTCGCCTGACCGTCTCCCTGCTCAATAAATCTCCCAATGTCCAGGATCTGCGCTACATGGGCATCTTCGGCGGGAGCGCCTATCCTATCGCCAAAAGCGAACCAAAAGATACCTACACCCATTTCTTTTACCATGCAGACGGCTCCCTGGAACAGGAAGTGCCTTCCTATTTCACAGGCGGCTTTTTCAGCAGTGCCAAGGCCCGCGTCCTGGAAGGCCCTCTCCAGGACCTGACTTATGCCGGCGTCATGAGCCAGTATTACGCCACCATCCTTCTTCCCCAGGACCAGTCCAGGGGGTCCACCGTGTACGCCACCCGCCAGGAATTTCCTTTGACGCATGAAGGCAACACCCTGGTGCCCGGCGTCACCGTGGCCATGGGAATCCCCAATCTGACCATGGCCCCCAATGAAATCAAGACGCTCACCTACGATATTTACACCGGCCCCAAATTCAACGCCTACCTGCGTGACCTGAATCTTTCCTATCCCGCCATCAGCGATATCATGGCATACGGCTGGCTCGTATTTCTGAGCGTTCCGATGAACTGGCTGCTCAACCTCTTCCACGGATGGTTCGGCAACTGGGGCGTGGCCATCATCTGCATGACCATCGTTGTCCGTGCTCTCATCTGGCCGCTGCACAAAAAATCCTATATGGCCATGAAACGCATGTCCCTGGTTCAGCCGGAGATGGTCAAACTCAAGGAGAAATATCCGGACGACCCTCAGAAGGTGAACATGGAAATGATGAAGCTGTACCAGAAATACGGCATCAACCCGGCCAGCGGCTGCGTCCCCATGCTTATCCAGATTCCCATTTTCTTTGCCTTTTACCGTGTGCTCCAGTATTCCGCAGAACTGAGGGGGCAGCCCTTCTGCCTGTGGATGACGGACCTTTCCCTGCCTGATACCGTGGGCCACCTGTTCGGCGTTCCAATCAATATTCTGCCTCTCATCATGGCCGTAACCATGATTATCCAGATGAGGATGACGCCTCAGGCGGGGGAACGCTCCCAGCGCATTATTATGAACCTGATGCCTGTGATGTTCTTCCTGTTCTGTTACAATTTCGCTTCCGCCCTGGCCCTGTACTGGACCACGCAGAATTTGATCTCCATAGGACAAACGGCCCTTATCCGCCGCTTGCCCATGCCCGTGCTTTCCCCCGCCAAAAAGAAAAAGTCGGGCTTTTTCCAAAAGATGATGGAGCAGCAGCGTGCGGCCCTGGAAGAACAGCAGCGCAAAGCTAAAGGCCGCAACATGCGCAATATAACGCCTAAAAAGTAG
- the yidD gene encoding membrane protein insertion efficiency factor YidD produces MMKWLLITLVKGYQTFISAPLHALGGPGSGCRYTPTCSQYFIQAVHIHGAWRGFLLGTWRILRCNPWGGSGYDPVPPARHPR; encoded by the coding sequence ATGATGAAATGGCTGCTCATCACCCTTGTGAAGGGATACCAAACCTTCATCAGCGCTCCCCTGCATGCCCTGGGAGGGCCCGGGAGCGGCTGCCGCTATACACCCACTTGTTCCCAGTACTTCATCCAGGCCGTTCACATCCACGGAGCCTGGCGCGGCTTTCTTCTTGGCACATGGCGTATTTTAAGATGCAACCCGTGGGGCGGATCAGGTTATGATCCCGTGCCCCCGGCGCGCCACCCACGCTGA
- the rnpA gene encoding ribonuclease P protein component encodes MRLTRQQSMTRAFQFARVRNEGPSVAGRLIVLSAAPLEHPEEPSKFGIICTKKIGCAVVRNKLRRRVREILRAHGAPFENGVHLVCVLRWRAVEASYADLERDWRKAARKLKLQLLSREQDKT; translated from the coding sequence ATGCGTCTTACTCGTCAACAAAGCATGACCAGGGCATTCCAATTTGCCCGGGTACGCAACGAGGGGCCATCCGTAGCAGGTCGGCTTATTGTTTTAAGCGCAGCCCCTTTGGAACATCCGGAGGAACCCTCCAAATTCGGTATCATCTGTACGAAAAAAATCGGCTGTGCCGTTGTCCGCAACAAACTGCGGAGACGCGTGAGGGAAATACTGAGGGCGCACGGGGCTCCTTTTGAAAACGGCGTACACCTGGTGTGCGTCCTCCGCTGGAGGGCCGTGGAAGCCAGCTACGCCGACCTGGAACGGGACTGGCGGAAAGCCGCCCGAAAACTTAAATTGCAACTTCTTTCCCGGGAACAAGACAAGACATGA
- the rpmH gene encoding 50S ribosomal protein L34 encodes MSKRTYQPSKRCRKRQFGFRARMATKNGADIIRRRRAKGRKRLLPKGAEIQYKRHTIQHGR; translated from the coding sequence ATGAGCAAGAGGACTTATCAACCATCCAAGCGTTGCCGCAAGCGTCAGTTCGGATTCCGTGCACGCATGGCCACCAAGAACGGAGCGGACATCATCCGCCGCCGCCGCGCTAAAGGCCGCAAGCGCCTGCTTCCCAAGGGAGCCGAAATCCAGTACAAGCGCCACACCATCCAGCACGGCCGTTAA
- a CDS encoding glutamine synthetase III, whose protein sequence is MHTNPPSDVGNAATFIAEIYGQDVFNMETMRNYLPRPVYKKLLATIRKDEKLDPDIANEVAQAMMTWALEKGASHYTHWFQPLNGSTAEKHDSFVDVDPEGNLELKFSGKSLVQGEPDASSFPSGGLRATFEARGYTAWDPTSPAFIKRTENGATLCIPTAFCSYKGQALDKKTPLLRSMTAVTRQAKRLLSCFGGPDNIHVSADLGAEQEYFLVDKQLYALRPDLMMCGRTLFGNVPPKHQQMEDHYFGSIKDRVLEFMVDVDEALWKLGIPAKTRHNEVAPGQFEIAPIFESQNLAVDHNMLVMEVLRKTANKHDMVCLLHEKPFSGMNGSGKHNNWSLSAPGYGSLLNPGSSPQENAIFLTLLCATIKAVDEHADLLRASVAKSGNEHRLGAHEAPPAIISIFLGDLLDEIIEQIEKGGTKKARTQKTINIGVDTLPMFPLDASDRNRTSPFAFTGNKFEFRAVGSSQTCAWPMTVLNTIVAESLDEICTILEPVKDKPEEFHATLNKLLQNIIKKHKRILFSGDGYGEAWVEEAERRNLPNIPGTIEALAALETPKAKALFEKYKVVSPVELHARHEIQTEIFHKEINIEAETALLMVETLYIPAVTEQLTQLTTAIAQMKASGIKAGMKATTDRANQIGTLLDILPGQVRELRRAVDEADTRAIQTGMDNLRSTIDMLESLTDADLWPVPTYAELLFL, encoded by the coding sequence ATGCATACAAACCCACCTTCCGATGTTGGCAACGCCGCAACCTTTATTGCGGAAATTTACGGTCAGGATGTCTTCAACATGGAGACCATGCGCAATTACCTGCCCCGCCCCGTTTACAAAAAACTGCTGGCTACCATCCGCAAGGACGAAAAACTGGACCCCGACATCGCCAATGAAGTGGCTCAGGCCATGATGACGTGGGCTCTGGAAAAGGGAGCCAGCCACTACACGCACTGGTTCCAGCCTCTCAATGGGAGCACGGCGGAAAAGCACGACTCCTTTGTGGACGTGGATCCGGAGGGAAATCTGGAACTCAAATTTTCCGGCAAGAGCCTGGTGCAGGGCGAGCCGGACGCCTCCAGCTTCCCTTCCGGCGGTCTCCGCGCCACCTTTGAAGCACGCGGCTACACCGCATGGGACCCCACCAGCCCCGCCTTCATCAAACGGACGGAAAACGGCGCCACGCTTTGCATCCCAACCGCTTTCTGCTCTTACAAGGGACAGGCGCTGGACAAAAAGACGCCTCTCCTGAGATCCATGACTGCCGTCACCCGGCAGGCCAAGCGGCTGTTGTCCTGCTTTGGCGGTCCGGACAACATTCATGTCAGCGCCGATCTGGGGGCGGAACAGGAATACTTCCTGGTGGACAAGCAGCTTTATGCCCTGCGCCCGGACCTGATGATGTGCGGACGCACCCTTTTCGGCAATGTGCCCCCCAAACACCAGCAGATGGAAGACCACTACTTCGGCTCCATCAAGGACCGCGTGCTGGAATTCATGGTGGACGTGGACGAAGCCCTCTGGAAACTCGGCATCCCGGCCAAAACGCGCCACAATGAAGTCGCTCCCGGCCAGTTTGAGATCGCGCCCATTTTTGAAAGCCAGAACCTGGCCGTGGACCATAATATGCTGGTCATGGAGGTGCTCCGGAAAACCGCCAACAAGCATGACATGGTCTGCCTGCTGCATGAAAAGCCCTTCTCCGGCATGAACGGCTCCGGCAAGCACAACAACTGGTCCCTCTCCGCCCCCGGTTACGGCAGCCTGCTCAATCCCGGTTCCAGCCCGCAGGAAAACGCCATCTTCCTCACTCTGCTCTGCGCCACCATCAAGGCCGTGGACGAACATGCGGATCTGCTGCGCGCCTCCGTCGCCAAATCCGGCAATGAACACCGCCTGGGTGCCCATGAAGCCCCCCCGGCCATCATTTCCATCTTCCTGGGAGATCTGCTGGATGAAATCATTGAGCAAATCGAGAAAGGAGGCACTAAAAAAGCGCGCACCCAAAAGACCATCAACATCGGCGTGGACACCCTGCCCATGTTCCCTCTGGACGCCTCCGACCGGAACCGCACCAGCCCCTTTGCCTTCACAGGCAATAAATTCGAATTCCGCGCCGTAGGTTCCTCCCAAACCTGTGCATGGCCCATGACGGTGCTCAATACCATTGTGGCGGAAAGCCTGGATGAAATCTGCACCATCCTGGAACCTGTCAAGGACAAGCCCGAGGAGTTCCACGCCACCCTCAACAAGCTCCTTCAAAACATCATCAAGAAGCATAAGCGCATTCTATTCAGCGGGGACGGTTACGGAGAAGCCTGGGTAGAGGAAGCGGAACGCCGCAATCTCCCCAACATCCCCGGCACCATTGAAGCCCTGGCCGCTCTGGAAACGCCCAAGGCCAAGGCGCTTTTTGAAAAGTACAAAGTGGTCAGCCCCGTAGAACTCCACGCCCGCCATGAAATCCAGACGGAAATATTCCACAAGGAAATCAACATTGAAGCGGAAACGGCCCTCCTGATGGTGGAAACCCTTTACATCCCCGCCGTAACGGAACAGCTCACGCAGCTTACCACCGCCATTGCCCAGATGAAGGCATCCGGAATCAAGGCGGGAATGAAAGCTACTACGGATCGCGCCAACCAAATCGGCACGCTGCTGGATATTCTCCCCGGACAGGTGCGGGAACTGCGCCGCGCCGTGGATGAAGCCGATACCAGGGCCATCCAGACGGGCATGGACAATTTGAGAAGCACCATTGATATGCTGGAAAGCCTGACGGACGCAGACCTGTGGCCCGTCCCCACATACGCGGAACTGCTCTTTCTGTAA